A genomic region of Cannabis sativa cultivar Pink pepper isolate KNU-18-1 chromosome 1, ASM2916894v1, whole genome shotgun sequence contains the following coding sequences:
- the LOC115720207 gene encoding uncharacterized protein LOC115720207 isoform X2: MTLIELICGSTCTRRRRNDLKKQVEEGTLVLEGSKDILTLALGTNEHGGRVRGMGRNVTQTQYFKTPRPTKKIQSTIDDNRMTEVEKRLQETDEMYRQTQQQLKELLQQLNTQHSNVVGTSHASGSGIGGASNEQVNISLQSVSAQPRVPPPNVFARPVAPPLSVSNLPSVPLPANVSAPPTPPPDTTMSEKKAKCSMYLVTKQPKNSTKCVAKGYLVIENVTTLELHNEKFDPKRFCRVFIEEVFYENARLPCPVTQESLTTVGEVVNSYVAWPIPLVKIDGVHQTQEKGKKRDYDSNMVGPPTQPLKHPRRPDKLPIARYTPPEKSVTLSLLEMMVEQWPKERMSLKLTLVRMCSG; encoded by the exons ATGACGTTGATCGAGCTGATTTGTGGATCAACATGtacaagaagaagaagg AATGACCTTAAAAAGCAGGTCGAAGAGGGAACACTAGTACTCGAAGGCTCTAAGGATATTCTGACCCTTGCGCTTGGCACAAATGAACACGGTGGACGTGTTAGAGGCATGGGGAGGAACGTCACCCAGACACAATATTTTAAGACCCCACGCCCTACCAAAAAGATACAGTCAACAATTGATGACAATCGAATGACTGAGGTGGAGAAGAGACTTCAAGAGACTGATGAAATGTATCGCCAAACTCAACAACAATTAAAGGAACTTCTCCAACAATTGAACACTCAACATAGCAACGTGGTTGGGACTTCACATGCATCTGGTTCAGGTATAGGAGGAGCATCAAATGAACAAGTGAATATTTCACTGCAGAGTGTCTCTGCTCAACCACGAGTGCCACCACCGAATGTCTTTGCCCGACCAGTAGCACCACCACTTAGTGTATCTAATCTACCATCAGTGCCACTTCCTGCAAATGTCTCTGCTCCACCGACACCACCACCAGATACAACAATGTCTGAGAAG AAAGCAAAGTGTTCGATGTACTTGGTTACCAAACAACCCAAAAATAGTACTAAGTGTGTTGCAAAGGGGTATTTGGTGATAGAAAATGTGACCACCTTGGAATTACATAATGAAAAGTTTGACCCAAAGCGCTTTTGTCGAGTCTTCATTGAAGAAGTTTTTTACGAAAATGCAAGGCTCCCATGCCCTGTCACACAAGAAAGCCTCACCACCGTAGGCGAAGTGGTGAATTCCTATGTAGCCTGGCCAATTCCACTTGTCAAGATTGATGGTGTACACCAGACACAG GAGAAGGGCAAGAAGAGGGATTATGACAGTAATATGGTTGGTCCACCGACTCAACCTTTGAAACACCCTCGAAGGCCAGATAAGCTTCCAATAGCTCGTTATACTCCGCCAGAGAAAAGTGTCACATTGAGTTTGCTAGAGATGATGGTCGAGCAGTGGCCAAAGGAAAGAATGTCCTTGAAGTTGACATTGGTGAGGATGTGTTCGGGGTAG
- the LOC115720207 gene encoding uncharacterized protein LOC115720207 isoform X1 translates to MYNLPSWLVMKRKFTMLTLLISGPSQPGNNIDVYLAPLVEDLSQLWCDGVSAYDAHRNENFNLRAILMWTINDFPAFGNLSGYSVKGYKACPICEEKTCSQYLKHSRKISYMGHRRFLPSNHVFRTWKKAFDGKQEFEVAPPPLLGEQLVVKLSNVKFKLGKRKVTPKKRKGKRDNCEQVTAQPDGPWKKKSIFFELEYWKHLVLRHNLDVMHIEKNVSDSLINTLFNVPGRSKDGIKSRLDLKDLGMRANLHPQVVGKKTYLPPACYAFTKEEKRSVCNSLSQVKVPEGYSSNISSLVNIEKLILTGLKSHDHHTLIQHILPVSIRNVLPKKVRHVITRLCLFFKCLCCKVVDVTKLEKLRLEITEVLCYLEQYFPPSFFDIMVHLTVHLVRELKLCGPVYLRWMYPFERYMKILKGYVRNRNRPEGSIVESYIVEESIEFCVDYLANVVSIGSCPPRFDNEISKGGGGLVICEVSRGDRDEAHRLVLQNIDEVDN, encoded by the coding sequence ATGTATAATTTGCCGTCCTGGTTGGTAATGAAGAGGAAGTTCACTATGCTGACACTGTTGATATCAGGCCCTTCACAGCCTGGTAACAATATTGATGTTTACTTAGCTCCTCTTGTTGAAGATCTAAGTCAACTGTGGTGTGATGGTGTTAGTGCTTATGATGCCCATAGGAATGAAAATTTCAATCttagagcaatattaatgtggACAATTAATGATTTTCCTGCCTTTGGCAATCTTTCTGGTTATAGTGTGAAAGGGTATAAGGCATGTCCTATATGTGAGGAGAAAACTTGTTCTCAATATTTAAAACACTCGAGAAAGATTAGCTATATGGGACATCGAAGATTTTTGCCTTCTAACCATGTATTTCGAACTTGGAAAAAAGCATTCGACGGGAAGCAAGAATTTGAAGTGGCTCCGCCACCTTTACTTGGAGAACAATTAGTAGTAAAGTTGAGTAATGTCAAATTCAAGCTTGGAAAGCGAAAAGTGACCCCTAAGAAAAGAAAGGGAAAACGTGACAATTGCGAGCAAGTCACAGCTCAACCTGATGGACCATGGAAAAAGAAATCAATATTTTTTGAGCTCGAGTACTGGAAGCATTTGGTTTTACGTCATAATTTAGATGTAATGCATATTGAGAAGAATGTGTCAGATAGCCTAATCAATACCTTGTTTAATGTTCCTGGTCGGTCCAAAGATGGAATTAAGTCTCGTCTAGATTTGAAGGATTTAGGAATGCGAGCAAATTTACACCCACAAGTTGTTGGTAAAAAAACTTATTTGCCACCAGCATGTTATGCCTTCACTAAAGAAGAAAAACGCTCTGTGTGTAATTCTTTGTCTCAGGTGAAGGTACCTGAAGGATATTCTTCAAATATCTCAAGTTTGGTTAATATTGAGAAACTTATTTTGACCGGCCTGAAGTCTCACGATCATCATACACTGATTCAACATATTTTACCCGTGAGCATTCGAAATGTTTTGCCAAAAAAAGTTCGACATGTTATCACAAGGTTATGTTTATTCTTCAAGTGTCTTTGTTGTAAAGTGGTTGACGTGACCAAGCTAGAGAAGCTCCGATTAGAAATCACTGAAGTATTGTGTTACTTGGAACAATATTTTCCACCTTCCTTTTTTGACATAATGGTTCACTTAACTGTTCATTTGGTGAGAGAGCTAAAGTTATGCGGGCCTGTGTACTTGAGATGGATGTACCCATTTGAACGATACATGAAAATTTTAAAGGGTTACGTAAGAAATAGAAACAGGCCTGAGGGTTCCATTGTTGAATCATATATCGTTGAAGAATCaatagaattttgtgtagattaTTTGGCAAATGTTGTCAGCATTGGATCGTGTCCTCCTCGATTTGATAATGAAATAAGTAAAGGGGGTGGGGGTCTTGTTATTTGTGAGGTGAGTCGAGGTGATAGAGACGAAGCACATCGACTCGTTTTACAAAATATCGATGAGGtagataattaa